A region from the Janthinobacterium agaricidamnosum genome encodes:
- a CDS encoding LysR family transcriptional regulator has translation MLEIRHLRTLSALRSSGSLVRAAQLLNLTQSALSHQIRLLEERYKAPLFERKSMPIAFTATGSRLLELADKLLPEIELAERDVARLSQGDKGQLRVALECHTCFDWLMPVMDAFRQRWPEVEIDLVSGFHSEPADLLRSGEADLVIGSPYGPDFTVFPLFRFEMLVVMAQKHRLQAQRRLAASDFTGETLITYPVPEERIDLIREVLRPAGIQFERRTAELTVAVLQLVASRRGIAALPNWAIKNYVDYDYVVARPVGEHGLWSDLYVSVPEPLQDKAYVRDFVSVIREQCAATLDGIKLLS, from the coding sequence ATGCTAGAAATTCGCCACCTGCGCACCCTGAGTGCCCTGCGTTCCTCCGGCAGCCTGGTGCGCGCCGCGCAACTGCTCAACCTGACCCAGTCGGCCCTGTCGCACCAGATCCGTTTGCTGGAAGAGCGCTACAAGGCGCCCCTGTTCGAGCGCAAGTCGATGCCGATCGCGTTTACGGCCACGGGCAGCCGGCTGCTGGAGCTGGCCGACAAGCTGCTGCCCGAGATCGAACTGGCCGAGCGCGACGTGGCGCGTTTGTCGCAGGGCGACAAGGGGCAGTTGCGGGTGGCGCTCGAATGCCATACCTGTTTCGACTGGCTCATGCCCGTGATGGATGCGTTCCGCCAGCGCTGGCCGGAAGTGGAAATCGACCTGGTGTCGGGTTTTCATAGCGAGCCGGCCGACTTGCTGCGTTCGGGCGAGGCGGACCTTGTGATCGGCTCGCCGTACGGCCCCGATTTCACCGTGTTTCCCCTGTTCCGCTTTGAAATGCTGGTGGTGATGGCGCAGAAGCACCGGTTGCAGGCCCAGCGCCGCCTTGCGGCGAGCGACTTTACGGGGGAGACTTTGATTACCTATCCCGTGCCGGAAGAGCGCATCGACCTGATCCGTGAAGTGCTGCGGCCGGCCGGCATCCAGTTTGAACGCCGCACGGCTGAATTGACGGTGGCCGTGCTGCAACTGGTGGCGAGCCGGCGCGGCATCGCCGCCTTGCCGAACTGGGCCATCAAGAATTACGTCGATTACGATTATGTGGTGGCGCGCCCGGTGGGCGAGCACGGCTTGTGGAGCGATTTGTATGTGTCCGTGCCGGAGCCGTTGCAGGACAAGGCCTATGTGCGCGATTTCGTCAGCGTGATACGCGAACAGTGCGCGGCTACGCTCGACGGTATCAAGTTGTTGTCCTGA
- a CDS encoding phasin family protein: protein MFSFSEQWALAGKAVVEAQLISAQAYAQAAVDSGANVLELQLDAARAALAAATVAGNQLLSVKDTQALLQLSRTQSQLAIERIGAYGRQAKDVAQETQEKFETVTKGEFAASRQKFGELLQVVKQTPVPLIIPFNNFLKTTFGGADEGYDKNKNTRPARQA, encoded by the coding sequence ATGTTTTCATTTTCCGAACAATGGGCACTGGCTGGCAAGGCCGTGGTGGAAGCGCAATTGATCAGCGCGCAAGCGTATGCCCAGGCCGCCGTCGACAGCGGCGCCAACGTGCTGGAGTTGCAGCTCGATGCGGCCCGCGCGGCGCTGGCTGCCGCTACGGTGGCGGGCAATCAGCTGCTGTCCGTGAAGGATACGCAAGCGCTGCTGCAACTGTCGCGCACCCAGTCCCAACTGGCCATCGAACGCATCGGTGCATATGGCCGCCAGGCAAAGGATGTTGCTCAAGAAACCCAGGAGAAATTTGAGACTGTGACAAAGGGTGAGTTTGCTGCATCGCGTCAAAAATTTGGCGAGCTGTTGCAGGTGGTAAAGCAAACACCCGTGCCCCTGATTATTCCCTTCAATAATTTTCTAAAAACCACTTTCGGCGGTGCCGATGAAGGGTATGATAAAAATAAAAACACGCGTCCTGCTCGCCAGGCCTAA